The following nucleotide sequence is from Agromyces sp. SYSU T00194.
CGGGGCGGTGCCGATCGAGCGGCGCAGGTCGACGATGAAGTCGGGGATGGGCATGGTCCGAGCCTATGCAGGAGCCCGGCGGCGCGGGAGCATGGCAGTGATGGGAGCCGATCGGATGGCGCGTCGAGACCGTGCGGGAACAACCCGGAGGGTGTCCGCGTTGACGTTGACGAATACCCCCTAGGGGTATAGCTTGGCGAACAGGGAGCGATGATGGCGAACGCACACGAGCCGCAGGCCGGCACCGGGCACCACGGGCACGAGGCCCACGACATGCACGAGCACGCGGGACACGACATGCACGAGCACGAGCACGAGCAGCACGAGCACCACGGGCACGAGCACCACGGGCACGAGCACGCGGGCCACGACACGCACGGCGGCCACAGCGGGCACGCGGGCCACGGCGACCACGTCGCCCGGTTCCGCCGCCTGTTCTGGATCATGCTCGTGCTGGCGGTGCCGACGGTCGCACTGAGCCCCATGTTCGCGATGCTGCTCGGCTACGAGGTGCCCGACTCCGGCCCGATCGCCTGGGTCGTCCCGCTGCTCGGCACCGTCATGTACCTCTGGGGCGGCTGGCCGTTCCTGACCGGCGCCGTGAGCGAGATCCGCGCGAAGTCGCCGGGCATGATGCTCCTCATCGGCCTGGCCATCACCGTCGCGTACTTCGCGTCGCTCGGCGCGAGCCTCGGCATCCTCGACCACCAGCTCGAGTTCTGGTGGGAGCTCGCACTGCTGATCGTGATCATGCTGCTCGGCCACTGGGTCGAGATGCGCTCGATCATGCAGGCGTCGTCCGCGCTCGACGAGCTCGCGAAGCTCCTGCCCGACGAGGCCGAGCGCGTGACCGACGACGGCACCGAGACGGTGTCGCCGTCCGACCTGGCGGTCGGCGACGTGGTCGTCGTGCGGCCGGGAGGCAGGGTCCCCGCCGACGGCGACGTCACCGAGGGCACCGCCGAGATGGACGAGTCGATGATCACGGGCGAGTCCCGCACGGTCTCGCGTGCGCCCGGCGATCGCGTGGTCGCCGGCACGGTCGCGACCGACACGGCGATCCGGGTGCGGGTCACCGCCGTCGGCGACGACACGGCGCTCGCGGGCATCCAGCGCCTCGTGTCCGACGCGCAGGGCTCGAGCTCGCGCGCCCAGCGCCTGGCCGACCGGGCGGCGGGCTGGCTGTTCTGGTTCGCGCTCGGCGCCGCGGTGCTGACGGCCATCGCCTGGACCCTCGTCGGCAGCCCCGACGACGCCGTCGTGCGCACCATCACGGTGCTCGTGATCGCCTGCCCGCACGCCCTGGGCCTGGCCATCCCGCTCGTCGTGTCGATCGCGACCGAGCGCGCGGCGAAGGGCGGCGTGCTGGTGACCGACCGCATGGCGCTCGAGCAGATGCGCACGATCGACACCGTGCTCTTCGACAAGACGGGCACCCTGACCAAGGGCGAGCCGACGGTGACGGATGCCGAGGCCGCGGACGGCCACGACGCCGACGAGGTGCTGGCGCTCGCGGCCGCGGCGGAGGCCGACTCGGAGCATCCGCTGGCCCGCGCCATCGTGGCGCACGCCGAGGAGCACGGGCTCGACGTGCCGCGCGCGACCGACTTCTCGTCGGCGCCCGCCGTCGGCGTGCGGGCGAGCGTCGAGGGCCGCATCGTGCGCGTCGGCGGCCCGGCGCTGCTCGACGAGGAGGGGCTGCCCCCGCTTCCCGCCTCGGAGGGCTGGGCCGAGCGCGGCGCGACCGTGCTGCACGTCGTGCTCGACGGCGAGGTGGCCGGCGCGCTGGCCCTCGCCGACGAGGTGCGCGAGGAGTCGCGCGAGGCGATCGACGCGCTGCACGCGCTGGGCATCGGCGTGGTCATGATCACGGGCGACGCCGAGCCGGTGGCGCAGGCGGTGGCCGACGACCTCGGCATCGACCGCGTGTTCGCCCGGGTGCGGCCCGAGGACAAGGCCGACCGGGTGTCGCAGCTGCAGCATGAGGGCCGGCGCGTCGCGATGGTCGGCGACGGCGTGAACGACGCACCGGCGCTCGCGCAGGCCGACGTCGGGCTCGCGATCGGCGCCGGCACCGACGTGGCGATCGCCTCGGCGGGCGTCGTGCTGGCGTCCTCCGACCCGCGCTCGGTGCTGTCGGTGATCGAGCTCTCGCGGGCCTCGTACCGCAAGATGCAGCAGAACCTGTGGTGGGCGGCCGGCTACAACCTGGTGTCGGTGCCGCTCGCGGCGGGCGTGCTCGCGCCGATCGGGTTCGTGCTGCCCATGTCGGTCGGCGCGATCCTCATGTCGGCGTCGGCCGTGGTGGTCGCGGTCAACGCGCAGTTGCTGCGCCGCCTCGACCTGCGACCGGAGGTGTCGACGCGCGCGGTGCTCGATCGCGAGGGCGGCCGGCCCGCTCGCAGCGACGAGCGCGAGCCCGCCCGCGTCAGTTGACGCCCGGCCCGTCCCGGTGCGCTCAGCCCGCGGGCCAGCGCGCCGGGATACCGCCGGCCGGACCCGGCGCGACGACGCCCTGCGTGGGCGTGAGGGTGCGCAGCACCCCGCCGTCGAGCGTGAGGAACAGGTAGACCTGCCCGTCGACGTCGAGCGGGTCGCCGTCGGGGTAGGCGTCGCCGCCGGTGCAGGTGACCGGCGTCGACACGACCCGCCGCACGTCGTCGCCGGTGTCGGGGCCCTTCACGAGCTCGTCGACCTCCACCGTCCACGCCGACGCGGAGATGCCGAACAGTCGCTCGGTGCCGTCGCGGCCCGCGACCGTGGCGAGCACGACGACGTCGGCGTCTCCCGCCGCCTGCTCGGGCGTGCCGAAGTCCACCCACGACACGCACGTCTCGCCCTCGCCCGGCAGCCCGACGTCGCCGATCGCGCACCCGGCCAGCAGGGCGACGGATGCCCCGGCGAGCAGCACGCCCGCGACCCGGCGCCGCGGGTGCCGGCGCCGGTTCGACGCGTCATCGGTGCGCCCCGGCACGACGGTGGTCATCGCGCGTCCGGGGTGAGCTCGTGCGCACGTCGCACCAGCGCCGCGAGCGCGTCGAGGTCGAGGTCGTCGAGCCGCGTGACGTTCACCGCGGCCGAGCCGACCTTCACCCGGCCGAGGCGGTCGGCCCACGACTGCACGAGGTAGGCGCCGTCCTCGACGGCGTTGACGTAGACGCTCACATGCCGCTGCTGTGCGGCGAGCCCGACGAGGAACCACTCCACGTCGGCGCCGCGCGGACGCGGCTGCATGATGGCGCCGTATCCGATGATGCGCTGCTCGGTGCCACCCCAGAACCCGCCCTCCCAGAGCACGCGCTCGAGCCCCGCGAGCTCGGCCGCGATGCGCGCGTCGAGCACCCGCATCGCGTCGCCGCGCTCGCCCTCGAGCGACGCCAGGTACGCGTCGACGTCCGTCCCGGTGCGCTCCATCGTGCAACCCCTCCCACTCGACACGACGATTCTCCCCCACACCACCACCGCCCCGCCCCGCGCCGGCTCCCGCCCGCCGCTGGTGCGCACAGCGTGGCCAACGGTCCCGCTCATCACGCTTCACGCACCAGCGGCCCCGCCGGGGCTCGGCGCCGGTGCGCGAAACGTGGTCATCCGAATGGGAGACCACGGTTCGCGCACCAGCGGCGACGGGTGCGT
It contains:
- a CDS encoding heavy metal translocating P-type ATPase; this translates as MANAHEPQAGTGHHGHEAHDMHEHAGHDMHEHEHEQHEHHGHEHHGHEHAGHDTHGGHSGHAGHGDHVARFRRLFWIMLVLAVPTVALSPMFAMLLGYEVPDSGPIAWVVPLLGTVMYLWGGWPFLTGAVSEIRAKSPGMMLLIGLAITVAYFASLGASLGILDHQLEFWWELALLIVIMLLGHWVEMRSIMQASSALDELAKLLPDEAERVTDDGTETVSPSDLAVGDVVVVRPGGRVPADGDVTEGTAEMDESMITGESRTVSRAPGDRVVAGTVATDTAIRVRVTAVGDDTALAGIQRLVSDAQGSSSRAQRLADRAAGWLFWFALGAAVLTAIAWTLVGSPDDAVVRTITVLVIACPHALGLAIPLVVSIATERAAKGGVLVTDRMALEQMRTIDTVLFDKTGTLTKGEPTVTDAEAADGHDADEVLALAAAAEADSEHPLARAIVAHAEEHGLDVPRATDFSSAPAVGVRASVEGRIVRVGGPALLDEEGLPPLPASEGWAERGATVLHVVLDGEVAGALALADEVREESREAIDALHALGIGVVMITGDAEPVAQAVADDLGIDRVFARVRPEDKADRVSQLQHEGRRVAMVGDGVNDAPALAQADVGLAIGAGTDVAIASAGVVLASSDPRSVLSVIELSRASYRKMQQNLWWAAGYNLVSVPLAAGVLAPIGFVLPMSVGAILMSASAVVVAVNAQLLRRLDLRPEVSTRAVLDREGGRPARSDEREPARVS